CTAGGATGGCGAGCTATTCTCGGACGCCTCTCATGCGTGTGCCACCATTCGACGGTTGCCAGAGGACCGGCGTGGCCTGGGGTCCCCTCGTGCGCCCTGGCGACTCAGCGTCCAGCCTTCGAGTCCAGCGGCTAACGTCGAGCAATgggccatcaccaccagcccGCTATATACCCTATTGATACCGCAAGTTCCGTCTTCCGTGCATGATACTCTTCTCCTAGTGTTTCGTCTCTCTGTGTTCAGGAGGTGACATCGCACAAGCTGGCTCCTCCCAACAAGTCAAAAGGTGCCTCGCCTCCGACCTCTTGTCCCCCACGATGCTTCAAGGTGCCCGCTTAACAATACCTctcggcctgcttctgcCTCTTTCACTCCTTTGCACTGCTCAGCCTTACCTTGCCCGCTCCCAGGTTCTCGCCGCCCGAGGTAGTGATCCCAAAGCCACAGACGAACCCATCCCAGGCGGACCTGTGAACGACCATCTCCCCGCTCAGATCGGCGGTATAATCGGAGCATACGCAGCTTCGCTGGTGCTGGTCGCCCTCACACTGGTTGCTCTGTCAAAGAAGCGTCGCCACCATATTGCTGCCGGAATCGACGAAGTCGAGTTTGCGAAACAAGATATCATCCCGGATTTTGCATCCAAGCCCGGCGTGCCATTgaacatcatcaccgaggCCTCTTTCATCCAGCCTCACTTCAAGAACAGCACCGACACCAACAGCCCGAACCCATACATCCACCCATCGCCAGACTCAACCGTCGGCGCACCCGGTACCAACCCATTTGTTGATCAGAGAGTCGTGGCAGCAGACAGAGTCATGGCTCAGTCACAGCTCGAAGATATGTACCGACACGTCCTGGAGGCCGAAGACGCCAAGAAGCGAGGAGTTGCCTATGATCCTCTCCCGCCCACCACCGCCCACCAGCGAGGTCCCTCGACAGCGGCCTCGATCCTGTCTCTTAGGTCTGCAgcgtcatcgccatccaAGAAGGAAAGGACCAAGCCTGCCAACCTGGACCTGAATGCCTCTcgtgaggagaagagccGGTCAAGGACTTCCTCACTCCTCTCGGCCCTCCGATcaccaaagaagaagtcCATGAAGGGTATGAACATCTCATCTCCTATCATGACACCCCAGTCTACCGAGTTTCCCCGCCACGAGTCGCAAGAGATGAGCACGATTCCGCCCCGCCACTACGCCCCGGCCGCACCACCTCCGGTCCCCACCGACCAGGCTCCGTATCCGGCACCGGCCTCGACTCACGTGTCTCCGCCGACCCCCGACATCTCACCCGAGAGCGTCCAGTCCATCGATGAGCGTATCGGATCACAGCTTCCTCCTGTTGGCCACGGTCGGAATGAGTCGCTAGCACCTACCGAGCACGAACGCGAACCCGAGTCCGCCACTTCGGAGCACTCTCAGGCGCCGCTGGTCGGCCTCCCTTCGTCTCCCAAGCCCGGCTCCCGGTTCCCGTCTAACGTCTCTCTTCCGTCCTTGCCTTCATCGCCTAAGCCTGGGTCGACATTCAACCGCTCCAACACACCCGCTTCAGCCGTCCGCGCCGGTGGTGCCCTGCCCCTGCGTGCCTATGAACCTGCCATGGCCTCACCCAACAGCATTACTCAGACCACCAAGCAGACAGTGTTCGAGAGAAAGGGACCTCTGTCGCCTGGTGGAGGCATCACCCCTCGCACCGCTGGTGCAGTCCCATACTCTCCTTACCAGCCCTTCACACCCTGCATGCCGATGACCCCATCGCTCGTTACCAAGGAAGACCGAAAGAGGATGAAGCGTATGGTTCCCAAGACTCCTACTCTGGAGATGGTGAAGAGCGCCGATGATATTTGGTAACCGAAGCATGCGGGAGTTGGTAGGACTATTTTTTCTCGATTTCTTGCGTCACATATATTTTTCCTAGATGTCAAAACGGTACCTCCACTTGGGTGGTCACCATCATGTCGCCATGACTTTGGATCTCCTTGGCTGGAAGCCCTGGGTATTGATCAAGTAGGCAAGAGAGCCTGCTGGGAGGGAGATAGTATGATACCAGGAGAGGGACAGGGCATTATTTGCATAAAATCTTTTGTACACGTTACCCCAAGTTGACCTGGCTGGACCTTGAAGTCGTCCCGGTCAGAGCACCACCGCATATGCGGTGTTTCTTCGAAATACGATTTGTTAATTCTCTCATAATCCGGGGTGCATCAACAAGTGATGTATGTGGTTTCTAGGATCGGGCCGCTAATCGAAGGAGAATAACGACAGATGCAGCAAGATTCGATCAAGGGTGAGGAAGCATCGGGACTGAGGGTGACGCAACCTAATCATCGGAGATGGGACCCCCTGATATTGCATCACGGCCCATTTGGTGGCGGCGGGGGCATCTGGCCTTGCGTTGGCTTGCCTTGTCTTGCTCatggcaggcaggcaggcaggccCAAGAAGAGCAATCCCAATGAACCAGGAGAGGTTGCATCGCCAAACCTAATTGTTTTCTGGCCTTGTTTGGATTGGTAGGAGATCGATTGATCGCTTGCTGATGATCCATACGGCGAGGTTACAACCGTTACAAGGGGGACGATAGGAAGAGGGCAGCATCCGACGGGTCCACCTGCTGTGCCGTTACCAAACAGGTCAAGCCCCGGCAACCATCAGCACTGACGAGATGCACCCGGATTCCGGTacgaaaagaaaagaggcaCTGCTGTCGCTGGAACGTGTGCGTTCTCTCGTGTGAACCACGCGCGGGGCGGCCCAGAATTGTACGACAGTGAAACTCGCGTGGCTAGGCCGAGACAAAGCCTTACCCATGCCAGGGCTGTCTCTTCCTGCCACGATTGTGCTTTGAGAGATAACAGCAACAGGACAGGACCAACAGAacaggatgatgatgagggtgagAATTGATGGGGCTTGGACCTGATTGGGGCTATGGAAGAAAAACCCTGGTCTTTTTGgaagttttttttttccatTGACAAGGTCTTGTCTGCAACAACGGAAGACATCATCAGTCCGCGAATGGGGACTGGCTGGATGGGTTGCACAGTGTCTAGGGCTGGCTGAGTCATCATGCTCGAGAAGAGACAAGGGGGCGAGAGCTATGCAAGAAACACGACCATGTCGAATGATTGGCATGGAATAATAAAACAAATATAGCGTGGATAGATAGTATATCATGGAGGTTGCACTTGATGCATTTCCCCGAGGTTCCTGGGCCTGCATGGTGTTTTGCCGGCATCTCAAGGGGAGGTCTCGATTGAGCAATTTGGAGGGGAGGGACGAGAACTTGTACCGTGCCAATTAGACATAACCGGGAGGGAAACACTGTACGGCTCCGGCCGCAAGCCCCCTCCTCCGGGGGTGTTCCGTGCCAATAACCACGACGTAGTGTCTCTGGCCAGCAAAAGGACCAGGTGAATTGCGCACTGTATTCCATTTCCATGTGGTGCGGCCCAGCAGACATTTAAAAACAAGTGGGCCCCCTTGAGCTCCTCACGAGCGAGAGTGAAAAACGGGCTTGGCCAAGCGCGGACTCGACTGGGCGTCGCTGGGCTGATATCCGGGTCCCATCGTACGATTTTCCGCCCATACTCGTCCCTCTCCTCAAATCGAATTCCTTGCAGCCATCGCTTCCCTCAATCACCCATTACCATCATCAAGCGTATTTTGCTTCCAGTCAGACCACCATTGCGAGGTCGCGCTGCTATTCCCTTGCCGCAAACCCCGGCCTTCCATCGAACGTTCGGCCACATCCGCCGTCCATCGGTCgatcccatcccatcccatccccggAGAACACACCAGACACCACCCGTGGGCAATCGTCAACCGTCTGTCGTCAGGTCAGAGCCCGTCAGCCGCTGTCGCATCTACGCCCACGCCTCTGTGAGATAGAGGCAGATTGAGAAAAGCGATAGTGAAGAATATCAACGAGACGGGGAAAAATTAGGTAGCCGTCAACCAGCAATTCTCACTCCGGCGACGAGTCCAGCGTGGGAGATCTGAGTGTGAGGGCCTCACAATCGGCTCACCACCCAGGCTCTCCCGAAAGGCCTCGCCCTCTTACACGCCACCCGTCCAGCTCCTTTGTCGGCGACACCCCAACAACTGGGCCCCTTCGCCTCGTGGTGCCCATTCTCACCCTCAATCAGCCCATCGCTGCTGCATGGTGCTGGCCCTACCATGCCCAGCTCCCACTTCTCTGACATGGCCGACCATGACTCTTCGAATAGCCTTTTTGGCCTCCAGGATCCAAATCTAGGCTtcgtcgacgatggctcGGTCGTGAAATCCgacccctcctcctcctccctgcCCAacgactcctcctcctcccgtcCCCAGACCCAGCAGCAATACTACGACGCCGCCGCATGGCAGTTCAACGGCACGCCCCCTTACGACTCGTACGACCCCTCCAGCACCGCTCCTCCCACTCAGACAAGCTATCAGTCTTCTCCCTGGGCTCTCGCCTTCGGTCAGGATCAGCAGCAGAATCTCCAGCAGCTGCCCGTCTCTGCcggcctcgacagccttgcGGCCACCACACTCAGTCCCGAGTCCATTTACGCCGCCTCCATTCCCTCGAACCCGCCCTTGGGCCCGGGCAACCTTCAGGATCCCGCCATTCTTCAACCGCACATCATCAGCCACCTAACTCCTGCACTGCAGGAGAAGCTGCGCAACATCGCCATGCCGCCCCATCTCCAGTACAACTCCCCCAAGAGCGCCTCCAGCCCCGACTCGGCTGTTGGTGAGGGCAAGACGGGGGTTCTCTCTTCACCAGATCCCGCCGAGATGTCCTCCAAGGCCTCACGAAAGCGCAAGTCATCCGCTGACcctgacgaggaagaggaagatgatgatggcaaccaGCCCGTTAAGAAGACGGCCCACAATATGATCGAGAAGCGATACCGGACGAACCTCAATGACAAGATCGCCGCCTTGAGGGACAGCGTCCCCAGTCTGCGCATCATGTCCAAGAGCGCGCGAGGCGAAGACACGACCGAAGACCGCGAGGAGCTTCACGGATTGACTCCAGCTCACAAGTTGAATAAGGCTACCGTATGTCGCGTCACGTCACGTCTGCAGTCATGGTACACGAGGCTAATAACAACTAGGTTTTGAGCAAGGCGACGGAATACATTCGACATCTTGAGAAGCGAAATAATCGATTGCTCGACGAAAACGGTGCGATGCAGGCGCGAATCGCTGCCTTTGAAAAGTTGTTCATGGCCGGCGCCATGAACGGAGCGATCAGCCCTCTCCAACAACCACCTACACCAATTCAGTACGCCCAAGACTCTCAACAGTTTGTCGGGTCACCAATGTCGGCGACGCAGGAAGGTGGCGCTCCACCAGCGGGCATGATTCAGGTTCCCGATGACATGAAGAGAATCATTTCGGCGCAGATGGCTGCTGGTCAACCATATCCTGTGCCTCAACAGCCTTACCGAGGAGGCAACCCTGCGCTTATCCGCCAACAACagatccagcagcagcagcaaatgCAACAAAATCGATGGAGCAATGCCGGCCCTTACTTTGGTAAGCTCATGGTTGGTTCACTTGCTGGCCTAATGATCTTGGAAGCGGTGCGAGAGGATGAGGTTAGCAACGAAAAGCCCGAAGGCCGAGGCTTGTTCGCTGTGCCTCTTCACCTCCTCCGAGCTGTGGCGTCTGGCCTTGACATCAACGTGATGGGCTACCACATCCACACTTCTCTACGGATAATCCTGCTTCTGGGAACCTTCCTTTGGGTCTTCCTCCCATCTCTATTCGCCAAAGCCCagcagaagcccaagaagccgcAGGTTGGCGTTCTGCAGGCGGCGCCATCTTTGGCCTCGCCCATTCACGTTCGCCGACAGGCGTGGCTCACCGCTATTCAGACTGTCTGGGTTCCTCGCCATAACTTCTTCCTTGAAGCAACTGCTCTCATTCTGAAGACGCTGAAGCTCAGTCTTCGTAATGCTATTGGTGTTCATGGTTACCAGATGCTTACCGGTTTGaccgaggagcaggagaCTGCCCGAGTTAAGGCGTGGAGTATTGCCCTGGACTCTCAGCTGGCTGGTGGCGACGTTGAAATTAACAAGAGCCGCCTGGTTCTCACTCTACTCGCCTCTGGTACCCTGCCTGATAGCCCTATGAGACTCATGCTCAAGGCCCTCCATATCCGCCTCCTTCTCTGGGATCCTAGCCAGAACCGACTACATCTCGGCGCTAGCAACGCCATTGCCGCCAAGCTTGCACGGACCAAGTGGAACGAGGCCCGACAACTGAACCGTCTTCTAACACAGCTTCGCCGAGGATCATCTGAGCAACATGACGATGATTTGCCCGAGCATCTGGCTGCACTGGTCGAACGGGAATGCGACGAGGTGCTTAACGAGGATATCATTCAGCGAGCGCACAATCTGGCCTTCAACACCGAGACTACTTACAACATTACAGCCCCCATGGACGGAATGGATTCGGTGGTTGACGACACGGCGGTTGGCTCCCCTCTCGATGCCGTCGCAGCCTGGTGGTCGACTCAAACCCTGCACCGTGTCATGCTGGCAACtatggagaaggacgaggaggctctgCTCACCAAGACGGACGACATTGAGCTGGCTATCAATACCGCCCCGATTGGATCTACTGCGCAGGCTCGCGCCATTGTGGCACGTGCAGTCCTGATTGACAAGGCCCGTGGAGCTAATATCGCCTCGGCCCTGCAATCGATGGGAAATGAAAAGGTTGACGCTCTGCTGAGCACTTCTATCTGTATCATCGACTCAAGCTTTCAAGCCTCGACCCCCGACCTCCGACTTGCTCTCCGCTGCGCCATGGCCATCGCCCACcttcgacgagtcgagtGCACTCCTGGCACCACACATCAAGGTCTCCGCATTATTGAatccatcatgacaaagGGCAATGCATCCCAAATgtctcttcttggctgcaCCGCAGCCCTGCAGCTAATGGAGGAGCTTTTTGAACACAAGGTTGCGGCAGAGACGTTCCAGTCCTCGCTGGAGCGACTATCTGGTGGTCTCCGCCTGTGGATGGGTGGAGCGCCTGGAGAGAAGTGCGGCGTCACGTCTGATGTCCGAGAGAAGGTGGTAGACCGGTGTctgaccatcaccaagagcgTGGTGGGTATGGACTCGGACACTGGCTacggcagccttgatgaaTGCGAAGACGACGGATGCtagacgacgacgacaagcGATTATATATGTTTACCTGCGACTTGATACACCCATACTCACCCACTTATCATCTACCTACACACACATCTACATCTACCGATATATTTCCTATCACACACTCCACTTGATCACCTCTCTGCAATCTGCTTTGCTTCACTTTGCTCTTTTGAGATGACTTTGTACGATCATGGGTATCTGCTTCTTAGAAAGGTGGCATCAGGAGTTTTACTTGGTAACGGATAAAAAGGACAATACAGGACGAAGGAGAGGGACATGCAAAGGAATTGGCACAGCGCAATCGGATTTGTGTCAAGTGTTTCGACGACAACAACCACAGCAACAATATTTCattttttcctcttttctcAAGGTACATTATTCATTTTTACCAATCCTTCCATTTTCTATGTCTCCTCCTGTTTTTGTTACGTGTCCGGCGTAGGCCACACACACAAGCACACTTTTATAAGCGAAAGGCGGGAGAAGGGGCCTGGTCGACTGGGTTTGGCCGGGTGGGAAATGAGAAGGAAACCCTCGACTTGGAGGACTTCATTTTACGGAGTTGAACGTGCTGGGCGACCTTTTTTGTCGAATCGAACCCTTTTTTGGTGACGGGCTTTACTTTATCTATACGTTACGTCACGTCACGGCGATGGGGATTGACCTGGTCTGTCGAGGGGTATATGTCTATTAATCCACACAACGAAGATATCCCATACAAATCAACCCATGATCGAATCTCAGCCGCCGTTTCCCAGATTTTCTCGTCTAAACAATCAAGTGATTCATGAAACGCTCAACTCCAGGCcgtcttcttttctcttttttatctATTCATCATGGATGTCTACCATTCTGGTGCACCGCCTCCGCAGCCATTGGCACCAgccatcagctccaggggCTTGGTTGACATCTTGCCACCAGCCGTCGGCCTCACGCCTGGCTTCTTGCCGCGCAGACCAACAAACTTGATACGTCGGTCCAGCTCGGCCAGCGGTGCCTCGCCAGCCTCTCCCTTCTTGACCATCCACTTCTTTGTGCCCAGCGCGgcgtcgagctcctcgacaggAGGGAGCTTGAGGTACAGCATGCCATCGGGACGGGCTTCGGTGGGGAACGTGGCGATGGAGAGCTTCTCATCCGTCTTGCAGGAGCCGTTGCCGAGGTCAAAGTTGCGCTTGTGGTGTGGGCACGAGACCCAAGGCGAGGTCTTGGTATCCTCAGGGGTGTCGGATGAGGACTTTTTCTTGTCGCAGGGCTCCTGGCCGACGAGGCCGTCGGAGAGGATGAAGGCACGCTTGTGAGGACACATTTGCTGCGTGGCATAGTAGACGCCTTGGATGCGCCAGACAGCAAGCTGAGTGTCGCCTCGCTTGATAGTGGCGGATATGCCATTGGGCAGTTCATCAGCGCCGTCAAAGTAGGACGTCTCGATGATGGGCTCCCACGCCGTCATGGACCacttgtccttgaggcccTGGAAGTCATCAGTGGCGGCGTCGCCCACCCAGAACGCGGGCCGCTTCTGTCCGCGATCCGACTCGACTTCCATGTTGGGCGTCGTTTCGGCCGTGTTGTTGAACTGTCGGAacttggcggcgatggcagGCGTGCGGATGGCTTCGGCCCactcgtcaaagaagctgTCGACAAGCTCCTGCATCTGGGCCTCTAGCGAAGCACAGATGCCCagcttgtcgtcgaggatgacctcCTGGAGGTACTTAAGGCCACCAGGGAGATTCTCGATCCAGCGTGCCGTGCGCTGGAGCTTGTCCGCTGTGCGGATGTAGAACATGAGGTAACGGTCCAGGATGGGCACCACCTCGGCAGGAGGCACATCCTTTGCCAGCAGCTCGGCATGGCGAGGCTTTGCGCCTCCGTTACCGCCAACAAAGATGTTGAAGCCCTTTTCCGTGGCGATCAAGCCGAAGCTGAAATCATGTTAGTTAGCTGGAGGTGGATATTGGGATAGGGGTTGAAACATACTCTTTGCTTTGGGCTTCAGCACACTCACGCACACAACCACTTACACCACCCTTGATCTTGTGTGGTGCTCGTACACTCTTGTACCGCTCCTCGAGACGAATGGCCATGCCGACACTGTCGCCAATACCGAATCGGCACCATGTTGAGCCGACGCAGCTCTTGACGGTACGCAAGGACTTGGCGTAGGCGTGGCCGGACTCCATGCCCGCGGCGACAAGCTGACCCCAGATGTCGAGGAGatcctgcttcttggccccAAACAAATCGATGCGTTGACCACCCGTGATCTTGGTGTAGAGGTTGTACTTCCTCGCCACCTCACCAATAGCGACCAGCTTCTCAGGA
This window of the Fusarium keratoplasticum isolate Fu6.1 chromosome 3, whole genome shotgun sequence genome carries:
- a CDS encoding BHLH domain-containing protein, which encodes MPSSHFSDMADHDSSNSLFGLQDPNLGFVDDGSVVKSDPSSSSLPNDSSSSRPQTQQQYYDAAAWQFNGTPPYDSYDPSSTAPPTQTSYQSSPWALAFGQDQQQNLQQLPVSAGLDSLAATTLSPESIYAASIPSNPPLGPGNLQDPAILQPHIISHLTPALQEKLRNIAMPPHLQYNSPKSASSPDSAVGEGKTGVLSSPDPAEMSSKASRKRKSSADPDEEEEDDDGNQPVKKTAHNMIEKRYRTNLNDKIAALRDSVPSLRIMSKSARGEDTTEDREELHGLTPAHKLNKATVLSKATEYIRHLEKRNNRLLDENGAMQARIAAFEKLFMAGAMNGAISPLQQPPTPIQYAQDSQQFVGSPMSATQEGGAPPAGMIQVPDDMKRIISAQMAAGQPYPVPQQPYRGGNPALIRQQQIQQQQQMQQNRWSNAGPYFGKLMVGSLAGLMILEAVREDEVSNEKPEGRGLFAVPLHLLRAVASGLDINVMGYHIHTSLRIILLLGTFLWVFLPSLFAKAQQKPKKPQVGVLQAAPSLASPIHVRRQAWLTAIQTVWVPRHNFFLEATALILKTLKLSLRNAIGVHGYQMLTGLTEEQETARVKAWSIALDSQLAGGDVEINKSRLVLTLLASGTLPDSPMRLMLKALHIRLLLWDPSQNRLHLGASNAIAAKLARTKWNEARQLNRLLTQLRRGSSEQHDDDLPEHLAALVERECDEVLNEDIIQRAHNLAFNTETTYNITAPMDGMDSVVDDTAVGSPLDAVAAWWSTQTLHRVMLATMEKDEEALLTKTDDIELAINTAPIGSTAQARAIVARAVLIDKARGANIASALQSMGNEKVDALLSTSICIIDSSFQASTPDLRLALRCAMAIAHLRRVECTPGTTHQGLRIIESIMTKGNASQMSLLGCTAALQLMEELFEHKVAAETFQSSLERLSGGLRLWMGGAPGEKCGVTSDVREKVVDRCLTITKSVVGMDSDTGYGSLDECEDDGC